In Maniola jurtina chromosome 2, ilManJurt1.1, whole genome shotgun sequence, the following proteins share a genomic window:
- the LOC123873658 gene encoding inositol-pentakisphosphate 2-kinase-like isoform X1, translated as MMSLIGKKYKYISEGNAHIVLHIIDTNYVIRIIKENGHTTNLDTISNSVNFVNLVMVPLIFGSYNHFHEVITLSSEDIDYLAVDLKEIRPKHRQVKSVFSKFAIKAPNLAMITPNSVNYCLELKPKEGYLSETFKNTSKCYYCLKQFLKMSENQIEHRSDYCPLDLFSGNKTRMKRALLNLLRNPQNNLKLFKNENIVYKEHSNMKNFQDFIKSNLFDSVNMFLDFIIEILLSDGNSNLTVNESPESTIKKPETCIEDMNLNPKSFLHKLLDIQKLSETLEIDYSDSKTDEDLEYVLALLTQIKQHNLDLTKENDRKRFLNIVEDKHLALISAVAKDCSIMISYSLVANDNVPSVKLGEQDIFYRVSVTDLEPKAAKTLVKRRKTEKLLLEIYEKNLKT; from the coding sequence ATGATGAGTCTTAtcggaaaaaaatataaatatatcagCGAAGGAAACGCTCATATTGTTCTACATATAATAGACACCAACTATGTGATACGAATTATAAAAGAAAATGGACATACAACAAACCTGGACACAATTTCAAACTCCGTGAATTTCGTTAATCTTGTCATGGTTCCGTTGATTTTTGGTTCTTATAACCACTTCCATGAAGTTATTACTCTGTCTTCTGAAGATATAGATTATTTGGCCGTTGATTTGAAGGAAATACGACCAAAACACAGACAAGTAAAGTCAGTTTTCAGTAAATTTGCTATTAAAGCACCCAATTTAGCCATGATAACTCCGAATAGTGTAAACTACTGCTTAGAATTAAAACCTAAAGAAGGTTATTTATCGGAGACCTTCAAGAATACATCAAAATGCTATTATTGCCTCaaacagtttttaaaaatgAGTGAAAATCAAATTGAACATAGGAGTGACTATTGCCCATTAGACTTGTTCTCAGGAAATAAAACACGGATGAAAAGAGCATTGCTAAACTTGTTAAGAAATCCAcagaataatttaaaactatttaaaaatgagAATATAGTATACAAAGAACACTCAAACATGAAAAACTTTCAGGATTTTATTAAAAGCAATCTTTTTGATTCAGTGAATATGTTCCtagattttattattgaaatattacttAGCGATGGAAACTCTAACCTTACAGTAAATGAATCACCAGAATCAACTATTAAAAAACCTGAAACCTGTATTGAAGATATGAATTTAAACCCAAAAAGTTTCCTACACAAATTACTTGATATACAAAAACTATCAGAAACATTAGAAATCGATTATTCAGACAGCAAAACAGATGAAGATTTAGAATATGTACTGGCACTACTCACTCAGATAAAACAGCATAATTTAGACTTAACAAAGGAGAATGATAGAAAGAGATTCTTGAATATTGTAGAAGATAAACATCTAGCCTTAATATCGGCGGTTGCTAAAGACTGTTCTATTATGATATCATATTCACTGGTAGCAAATGATAATGTACCGTCTGTTAAATTGGGTGAACAGGATATTTTCTATAGAGTATCTGTTACTGACTTAGAGCCAAAAGCTGCGAAAACTTTGGTTAAAAGAAGGAAAACTGAAAAATTGTTACTAGAAATCTACGAAAAGAACCTCAAAACTTAA